One genomic segment of Paenibacillus durus includes these proteins:
- a CDS encoding PdaC/SigV domain-containing protein has product MASKVENTNDPNNQQKLSISNDINYKITEFTDSKSTDKLNYNIKYPQLSGLIDVDKQKKINNTLKDEALKVLKYYEEPYGSVDVNIDYKIVLKTTNILSIQYSGVGYVSNAAHPNNLFYTTNINIKAGKRLRLKDIVNIDEDLASKFLNDGFKALWPEQGEALKHITNEEVQQNFKDADSLDNIGTEKQSDVFSYFTNDSLGISISVSHAIGDHAEFEIKYQDIKDNTKTENEIWNDLLNPTFESNNKK; this is encoded by the coding sequence ATGGCATCTAAAGTGGAAAATACCAACGATCCTAATAATCAACAAAAACTGAGTATTTCAAATGATATTAATTATAAAATAACTGAGTTTACTGACTCGAAAAGTACCGATAAATTAAACTACAATATAAAATATCCACAGTTATCAGGATTGATTGATGTTGATAAGCAGAAAAAGATTAATAATACTTTGAAGGATGAAGCTTTAAAAGTACTGAAGTATTACGAAGAACCATACGGCTCCGTGGATGTTAATATTGATTACAAAATTGTCTTAAAGACTACAAATATTTTAAGCATTCAATATTCGGGAGTTGGTTATGTTAGTAATGCAGCACATCCAAACAACTTGTTTTACACTACAAATATTAACATCAAGGCAGGAAAGAGATTGAGATTAAAAGACATCGTGAATATTGATGAAGATTTAGCCAGCAAATTTTTAAACGATGGATTTAAGGCATTGTGGCCAGAACAGGGAGAGGCACTCAAACATATCACTAACGAAGAAGTTCAGCAGAATTTTAAAGATGCAGATTCTTTAGACAATATTGGTACAGAGAAGCAATCTGATGTGTTCAGTTACTTCACAAATGACTCCCTGGGAATCTCAATAAGTGTTAGTCATGCTATTGGGGACCATGCAGAATTTGAAATTAAGTATCAAGATATTAAAGATAATACAAAAACAGAAAACGAAATATGGAACGACTTGTTAAACCCTACCTTTGAAAGCAACAATAAAAAATAG